In Strix uralensis isolate ZFMK-TIS-50842 chromosome 18, bStrUra1, whole genome shotgun sequence, one DNA window encodes the following:
- the ID1 gene encoding DNA-binding protein inhibitor ID-1 has translation MKVATAASSPLPAGAGGAMRAVRPGEAARCGPGPGVSPGAAEQAAAALLYDMKGCYSRLRALVPTLPRHRRVSKVELLQHVIDYIWDLQLALQRGPPRPAAAGDPPEAPCMPAADRILCR, from the exons ATGAAGGTCGCCACCGCCGCTTCCTCGCCGCTGCCCGCGGGCGCCGGCGGCGCGATGAGGGCGGTGAGGCCCGGGGAGGCCGCTCgctgcgggccgggcccgggggtgTCCCCGGGGGCGGCGGAGCAGGCGGCCGCCGCGCTGCTGTACGACATGAAGGGCTGCTACTCGCGGCTGCGGGCGCTGGTCCCGACGCTGCCGCGGCACCGGCGGGTCTCCAAggtggagctgctgcagcacgtCATCGACTACATCTGGGACCTGCAGCTCGCGCTGCAGCgcggacccccccgccccgccgccgccggggaccCCCCCGAG GCTCCGTGCATGCCCGCTGCCGACCGCATCCTGTGCCGCTGA
- the HM13 gene encoding minor histocompatibility antigen H13 isoform X1, with amino-acid sequence MEEAAAHNGSAGAGSPAAARPPATPEGMALAYGSLVLMALLPIFFGALRSVSCAKSKNSSEMPETITSRDAARFPIVASCTLLGLYLFFKIFSQEYINLLLSMYFFVLGILALSHTISPMMNRFFPANFPNKQYQLLFTQGSGESKEEIVNYEFDTKDLVCLALSSVVGVWYLLRKHWIANNLFGLAFSLNGVELLHLNNVSTGCILLGGLFIYDVFWVFGTNVMVTVAKSFEAPIKLVFPQDLLEKGLEADNFAMLGLGDIVIPGIFIALLLRFDISLKKNTHTYFYTSFVAYIFGLGLTIFIMHIFKHAQPALLYLVPACIGFPLLVALAKGEVTEMFSYESSAEILPHTPRLTHFPTVSGSPASLADSMQQKLSCPRRRRQQSPSAM; translated from the exons ATGGAGGAGGCCGCGGCGCACAacggcagcgccggggccgggtCCCCCGCGGCCGCCCGTCCCCCCGCCACCCCCGAGGGCATGGCGCTGGCGTACGGCAGCCTCGTCCTCATGGCGCTGCTGCCCATCTTCTTCGGGGCACTGCGCTCCGTCAGCTGCGCCAAGAGCAAG aaCTCCTCGGAGATGCCGGAGACCATTACCAGCCGAGACGCTGCTCGTTTTCCCATTGTTGCCAGTTGCACCCTTCTGGGGCTCTACCTCTTCTTTAAA ATATTCTCTCAAGAGTACATCAATCTTCTGCTTTCCATGTACTTCTTCGTGCTGGGGATCCTCGCCCTGTCCCACACCATCAG CCCCATGATGAACAGATTCTTCCCTGCAAATTTCCCCAACAAACAGTACCAGCTCCTCTTCACCCAGGGCTCCGGGGAGAGCAAGGAAG aaatagTGAATTACGAGTTTGACACCAAGGACCTGGTATGCCTGGCCCTGAGCAGCGTTGTGGGGGTCTGGTACCTGCTGAGAAAG CACTGGATTGCTAACAATCTCTTCGGGCTGGCGTTCTCCCTCAACGGGGtggagctgctgcacttgaaCAACGTCAGCACTGGCTGCATTTTGCTTGGGGGCCTCTTCATCTACGACGTCTTCTGG GTCTTTGGCACCAATGTGATGGTGACAGTTGCCAAATCGTTTGAGGCCCCAATAAAAC TGGTTTTCCCTCAGGACCTGCTGGAGAAGGGGCTGGAAGCTGACAACTTTGCCATGCTGGGTCTGGGAGACATTGTCATTCCAG GGATCTTCATTGCCTTGCTGCTGCGGTTTGACATCAG CTTGAAGAAGAACACGCACACGTATTTCTACACCAGCTTTGTGGCCTACATCTTCGGGCTGGGCCTGACCATATTCATCATGCACATCTTCAAGCACGCCCAG CCTGCTCTTCTGTACCTGGTCCCCGCATGCATCGGATTCCCGCTTCTCGTGGCCTTGGCAAAGGGAGAAGTAACTGAAATGTTCAG cTACGAATCCTCTGCTGAAATCTTGCCACACACACCAAGACTTACCCACTTCCCCACGGTGTCCGGCTCGCCGGCCAGCCTTGCTGATTCCATGCAGCAGAAACTGTCCTGCCCCCGCCGACGCCGGCAGCAAAGCCCCAGTGCCATGTAG
- the HM13 gene encoding minor histocompatibility antigen H13 isoform X2: MEEAAAHNGSAGAGSPAAARPPATPEGMALAYGSLVLMALLPIFFGALRSVSCAKSKNSSEMPETITSRDAARFPIVASCTLLGLYLFFKIFSQEYINLLLSMYFFVLGILALSHTISPMMNRFFPANFPNKQYQLLFTQGSGESKEEIVNYEFDTKDLVCLALSSVVGVWYLLRKHWIANNLFGLAFSLNGVELLHLNNVSTGCILLGGLFIYDVFWVFGTNVMVTVAKSFEAPIKLVFPQDLLEKGLEADNFAMLGLGDIVIPGIFIALLLRFDISLKKNTHTYFYTSFVAYIFGLGLTIFIMHIFKHAQPALLYLVPACIGFPLLVALAKGEVTEMFSYEESSTPKEVPGASKEGTTEASKKEK, translated from the exons ATGGAGGAGGCCGCGGCGCACAacggcagcgccggggccgggtCCCCCGCGGCCGCCCGTCCCCCCGCCACCCCCGAGGGCATGGCGCTGGCGTACGGCAGCCTCGTCCTCATGGCGCTGCTGCCCATCTTCTTCGGGGCACTGCGCTCCGTCAGCTGCGCCAAGAGCAAG aaCTCCTCGGAGATGCCGGAGACCATTACCAGCCGAGACGCTGCTCGTTTTCCCATTGTTGCCAGTTGCACCCTTCTGGGGCTCTACCTCTTCTTTAAA ATATTCTCTCAAGAGTACATCAATCTTCTGCTTTCCATGTACTTCTTCGTGCTGGGGATCCTCGCCCTGTCCCACACCATCAG CCCCATGATGAACAGATTCTTCCCTGCAAATTTCCCCAACAAACAGTACCAGCTCCTCTTCACCCAGGGCTCCGGGGAGAGCAAGGAAG aaatagTGAATTACGAGTTTGACACCAAGGACCTGGTATGCCTGGCCCTGAGCAGCGTTGTGGGGGTCTGGTACCTGCTGAGAAAG CACTGGATTGCTAACAATCTCTTCGGGCTGGCGTTCTCCCTCAACGGGGtggagctgctgcacttgaaCAACGTCAGCACTGGCTGCATTTTGCTTGGGGGCCTCTTCATCTACGACGTCTTCTGG GTCTTTGGCACCAATGTGATGGTGACAGTTGCCAAATCGTTTGAGGCCCCAATAAAAC TGGTTTTCCCTCAGGACCTGCTGGAGAAGGGGCTGGAAGCTGACAACTTTGCCATGCTGGGTCTGGGAGACATTGTCATTCCAG GGATCTTCATTGCCTTGCTGCTGCGGTTTGACATCAG CTTGAAGAAGAACACGCACACGTATTTCTACACCAGCTTTGTGGCCTACATCTTCGGGCTGGGCCTGACCATATTCATCATGCACATCTTCAAGCACGCCCAG CCTGCTCTTCTGTACCTGGTCCCCGCATGCATCGGATTCCCGCTTCTCGTGGCCTTGGCAAAGGGAGAAGTAACTGAAATGTTCAG CTACGAGGAGAGCTCTACCCCCAAGGAGGTGCCGGGGGCCTCCAAAgaagggacaacagaagcctcCAAGAAGGAGAAGTGA
- the HM13 gene encoding minor histocompatibility antigen H13 isoform X3 — translation MEEAAAHNGSAGAGSPAAARPPATPEGMALAYGSLVLMALLPIFFGALRSVSCAKSKNSSEMPETITSRDAARFPIVASCTLLGLYLFFKIFSQEYINLLLSMYFFVLGILALSHTISPMMNRFFPANFPNKQYQLLFTQGSGESKEEIVNYEFDTKDLVCLALSSVVGVWYLLRKHWIANNLFGLAFSLNGVELLHLNNVSTGCILLGGLFIYDVFWVFGTNVMVTVAKSFEAPIKLVFPQDLLEKGLEADNFAMLGLGDIVIPGIFIALLLRFDISLKKNTHTYFYTSFVAYIFGLGLTIFIMHIFKHAQPALLYLVPACIGFPLLVALAKGEVTEMFSYESSAEILPHTPRLTHFPTVSGSPASLADSMQQKLSCPRRRRQQSPSAIYEESSTPKEVPGASKEGTTEASKKEK, via the exons ATGGAGGAGGCCGCGGCGCACAacggcagcgccggggccgggtCCCCCGCGGCCGCCCGTCCCCCCGCCACCCCCGAGGGCATGGCGCTGGCGTACGGCAGCCTCGTCCTCATGGCGCTGCTGCCCATCTTCTTCGGGGCACTGCGCTCCGTCAGCTGCGCCAAGAGCAAG aaCTCCTCGGAGATGCCGGAGACCATTACCAGCCGAGACGCTGCTCGTTTTCCCATTGTTGCCAGTTGCACCCTTCTGGGGCTCTACCTCTTCTTTAAA ATATTCTCTCAAGAGTACATCAATCTTCTGCTTTCCATGTACTTCTTCGTGCTGGGGATCCTCGCCCTGTCCCACACCATCAG CCCCATGATGAACAGATTCTTCCCTGCAAATTTCCCCAACAAACAGTACCAGCTCCTCTTCACCCAGGGCTCCGGGGAGAGCAAGGAAG aaatagTGAATTACGAGTTTGACACCAAGGACCTGGTATGCCTGGCCCTGAGCAGCGTTGTGGGGGTCTGGTACCTGCTGAGAAAG CACTGGATTGCTAACAATCTCTTCGGGCTGGCGTTCTCCCTCAACGGGGtggagctgctgcacttgaaCAACGTCAGCACTGGCTGCATTTTGCTTGGGGGCCTCTTCATCTACGACGTCTTCTGG GTCTTTGGCACCAATGTGATGGTGACAGTTGCCAAATCGTTTGAGGCCCCAATAAAAC TGGTTTTCCCTCAGGACCTGCTGGAGAAGGGGCTGGAAGCTGACAACTTTGCCATGCTGGGTCTGGGAGACATTGTCATTCCAG GGATCTTCATTGCCTTGCTGCTGCGGTTTGACATCAG CTTGAAGAAGAACACGCACACGTATTTCTACACCAGCTTTGTGGCCTACATCTTCGGGCTGGGCCTGACCATATTCATCATGCACATCTTCAAGCACGCCCAG CCTGCTCTTCTGTACCTGGTCCCCGCATGCATCGGATTCCCGCTTCTCGTGGCCTTGGCAAAGGGAGAAGTAACTGAAATGTTCAG cTACGAATCCTCTGCTGAAATCTTGCCACACACACCAAGACTTACCCACTTCCCCACGGTGTCCGGCTCGCCGGCCAGCCTTGCTGATTCCATGCAGCAGAAACTGTCCTGCCCCCGCCGACGCCGGCAGCAAAGCCCCAGTGCCAT CTACGAGGAGAGCTCTACCCCCAAGGAGGTGCCGGGGGCCTCCAAAgaagggacaacagaagcctcCAAGAAGGAGAAGTGA